In the Nicotiana tabacum cultivar K326 chromosome 16, ASM71507v2, whole genome shotgun sequence genome, one interval contains:
- the LOC107793394 gene encoding putative BOI-related E3 ubiquitin-protein ligase 2, whose product MALPHHHLQLHSIQQQQQQQQSNSFRDIYNNMDGQISTPVAYFNGSNLPEQSQHPPYIPAFQVVGLAPGPADEGGLDLQWNYGLEPKKRRLKEQDFLENNNSQISSVDFLQQRSVSTGLGLSLDNGRLGSCGDSAFLGLVGDDIERELQRQDADIDKYIKVQGDRLRQAILEKVQANQLQTITCVEEKVIQKLREKEAEVEDINKKNMELELRMEQLALEANAWQQRAKYNENLINTLKVNLQHVYAQSRDSKEGCGDSEVDDTASCCNGRATDFHLLCRDSNEMKELMTCKVCRVNEVCMLLLPCKHLCLCKECESKLSLCPLCQSTKYIGMEVYI is encoded by the exons ATGGCTCTTCCTCATCACCATCTTCAACTACACAGTattcagcaacaacaacaacagcaacaatccAACTCTTTCAG AGATATATACAACAATATGGACGGTCAGATTTCAACCCCAGTTGCTTATTTCAATGGCTCAAATCTTCCCGAACAGTCTCAACACCCTCCCTATATTCCTGCTT TTCAAGTAGTGGGGTTAGCTCCAGGTCCAGCTGATGAAGGAGGGCTAGATTTGCAATGGAATTATGGGCTGGAACCAAAGAAAAGGAGACTCAAAGAGCAAGATTTTCTTGAAAACAATAACTCCCAGATATCTTCTGTTGATTTCTTGCAGCAGCGATCGGTGTCCACTGGGTTGGGCTTGTCTTTGGATAATGGACGTTTGGGTTCATGTGGTGACTCAGCATTTCTTGGGCTTGTGGGTGATGATATTGAGCGTGAGTTGCAGAGACAAGATGCTGACATTGATAAATACATCAAAGTTCAG GGTGATCGTTTGAGGCAAGCTATCTTGGAGAAGGTTCAGGCTAATCAGCTTCAAACTATCACCTGTGTTGAAGAAAAGGTTATtcagaaacttcgagaaaaagaGGCAGAGGTTGAGGATATCAACAAGAAAAACATGGAGCTTGAATTGCGAATGGAACAGTTGGCTTTAGAAGCCAATGCTTGGCAACAGCGTGCCAAATACAATGAAAACCTGATTAACACGCTTAAGGTAAATCTGCAACACGTTTACGCACAAAGCAGAGATAGTAAAGAAGGCTGTGGTGACAGTGAGGTAGATGACACTGCATCGTGCTGTAATGGACGGGCCACAGATTTCCACTTGCTTTGCCGGGATAGCAATGAAATGAAGGAGTTGATGACTTGTAAGGTCTGTAGAGTCAATGAAGTTTGCATGCTATTGTTACCCTGTAAGCATCTCTGCCTGTGTAAAGAGTGTGAAAGTAAGCTTAGTCTTTGTCCCTTGTGTCAGTCCACCAAGTATATAGGCATGGAAGTTTACATATAG